The Halosimplex litoreum genome has a window encoding:
- a CDS encoding transcription factor S translates to MKFCDECGSMMKTEGDAWVCGSCGYEESRNEAEEAKTAVTTQGQEETEVIDTSDVSAEDMGPTTEARCPECGNDQAFWEMKQIRAADESETRFFTCTECEHKWREDDH, encoded by the coding sequence ATGAAGTTCTGCGACGAATGCGGTTCGATGATGAAAACCGAGGGGGACGCCTGGGTCTGTGGCAGCTGCGGCTACGAGGAGTCGCGCAACGAGGCCGAGGAGGCCAAGACCGCCGTGACGACACAGGGCCAGGAGGAGACGGAGGTCATCGACACCTCCGACGTGAGCGCCGAGGACATGGGGCCGACGACCGAAGCCCGCTGTCCGGAGTGTGGCAACGACCAGGCGTTCTGGGAGATGAAACAGATCCGCGCCGCCGACGAGAGCGAGACGCGCTTTTTCACCTGCACCGAGTGCGAGCACAAGTGGCGCGAGGACGACCACTGA
- a CDS encoding DUF7139 domain-containing protein has protein sequence MASLTEVYEGHLRTVTTSRRFYAGATLFAAGTAMVVASIVVSTTNAGASLGLDRIAARTLAGTLAGLGLPATFLGVFAVLPSGRTTRAASVIGASVAVLGVALFRVAYPDQWFGAGDPLGPAAVVVYFFGALVSLTCLFAGLATFKTRNDPGGTARMEITEAGNLRLVEDAEPAGGFGSVGLFGTEPQGEVRTQTNRDEPPGSEPASRGQDAEILADTAGGRPNPADRSGAAADGGSATVENGGGDAGPGNGEFTDAEFVEAAGERGRPDAYCGNCAHFEYVKVDEKITPYCGLHEELMEDMDACDQWSESK, from the coding sequence ATGGCAAGCCTGACCGAAGTGTACGAGGGGCACCTGCGGACGGTGACGACCTCTCGTCGGTTCTACGCGGGGGCGACGCTCTTCGCGGCAGGCACGGCGATGGTCGTCGCGAGCATCGTCGTCTCGACGACGAACGCCGGGGCATCGCTCGGCCTCGACCGCATCGCGGCGCGCACGCTGGCCGGCACGCTGGCCGGTCTCGGTCTCCCGGCCACCTTCCTCGGCGTGTTCGCCGTCCTCCCGAGCGGCCGGACGACCCGCGCCGCGTCGGTCATCGGCGCCAGCGTCGCCGTCCTCGGCGTCGCCCTGTTCCGCGTCGCCTACCCCGACCAGTGGTTCGGCGCCGGCGACCCCCTCGGCCCGGCGGCCGTCGTCGTCTACTTCTTCGGCGCGTTGGTCTCCCTGACCTGTCTGTTCGCCGGCCTCGCCACGTTCAAGACCCGCAACGACCCCGGCGGCACCGCTCGCATGGAGATCACCGAGGCGGGCAACCTCCGCCTCGTCGAGGACGCCGAGCCAGCCGGCGGCTTCGGCTCCGTCGGCCTGTTCGGCACGGAACCGCAGGGGGAGGTCCGCACCCAGACCAACCGCGACGAGCCCCCGGGCTCCGAGCCGGCGAGTCGCGGCCAGGACGCCGAGATCCTCGCCGACACCGCCGGTGGGCGGCCGAACCCCGCCGACCGGTCCGGCGCCGCCGCCGACGGTGGGTCGGCCACCGTCGAGAACGGCGGCGGAGACGCCGGTCCCGGGAACGGCGAGTTCACCGACGCCGAGTTCGTCGAGGCCGCGGGCGAGCGGGGTCGTCCCGACGCCTACTGCGGCAACTGCGCCCACTTCGAGTACGTGAAAGTCGACGAGAAGATCACCCCGTACTGCGGCCTCCACGAGGAACTCATGGAGGATATGGACGCCTGCGACCAGTGGTCCGAGTCCAAGTGA
- a CDS encoding DoxX family protein → MATNTANPLADEFAFDIGGPVATYWVALLRVITGWYFFHAGVTKIIESGFNYAGATGYLQGMTGTALGPLPVWMANNLAWLVKPGVPLFETLIGLGIMFGALTRLAAFGGAIFMTLFWVGNGGYGHGLVTGDFQTLLIFVTLAALAAGRYYGLDAVIERTTLVERHPKLKYLLG, encoded by the coding sequence ATGGCAACCAACACGGCGAACCCACTGGCCGACGAGTTCGCGTTCGACATCGGCGGCCCCGTCGCGACGTACTGGGTCGCGCTGTTGCGCGTGATCACCGGGTGGTACTTCTTCCACGCCGGCGTGACGAAGATCATCGAGAGCGGGTTCAACTACGCCGGTGCGACGGGCTACCTGCAGGGCATGACGGGTACGGCGCTGGGCCCCCTCCCGGTGTGGATGGCGAACAACCTCGCGTGGTTGGTCAAGCCCGGCGTCCCGCTGTTCGAGACGCTCATCGGCCTGGGGATCATGTTCGGCGCCCTGACCCGGCTGGCCGCGTTCGGTGGGGCCATCTTCATGACCCTGTTCTGGGTCGGCAACGGCGGCTACGGGCACGGACTGGTGACGGGGGACTTCCAGACCCTGCTCATCTTCGTGACCCTCGCGGCGCTGGCCGCCGGTCGGTACTACGGCCTGGACGCGGTCATCGAACGGACCACGCTCGTCGAACGGCATCCGAAGCTCAAATACCTGCTCGGCTGA
- a CDS encoding inorganic diphosphatase, with amino-acid sequence MSNLWEDLETGPNPPEEIYAVVECLKGERNKYEYDKSIPGVVLDRVLHSNVHYPSDYGFIPQSYYDDEDPFDVLVLVEDQTFPGCVVEARPVALMKMDDDGEQDDKVIAVPSEDPRYDHIEDLEDIPQQQLDEIDEFFATYKNLEEGKEVETLGWEDKQSAYDAIEHAQDLYDEEFQ; translated from the coding sequence ATGTCGAACCTCTGGGAAGACCTCGAGACGGGGCCGAACCCGCCCGAAGAGATCTACGCAGTAGTCGAGTGCCTCAAAGGCGAGCGCAACAAGTACGAGTACGACAAGTCGATTCCCGGTGTCGTCCTCGACCGCGTGCTGCACTCGAACGTCCACTACCCCTCCGACTACGGGTTCATCCCGCAGTCGTACTACGACGACGAGGACCCGTTCGACGTGCTCGTGCTCGTCGAGGACCAGACGTTCCCGGGCTGTGTCGTCGAGGCCCGCCCCGTCGCCCTGATGAAGATGGACGACGACGGCGAGCAGGACGACAAGGTCATCGCCGTCCCCAGCGAGGACCCCCGCTACGACCACATCGAGGACCTGGAGGACATCCCCCAGCAGCAACTCGACGAGATCGACGAGTTCTTCGCGACCTACAAGAACTTAGAGGAGGGCAAGGAAGTCGAGACGCTGGGCTGGGAGGACAAGCAGTCCGCCTACGACGCCATCGAACACGCCCAGGACCTCTACGACGAAGAGTTCCAGTAG
- a CDS encoding PadR family transcriptional regulator: MSEAQSVTDSPGIARELTAFQQNILVILGEEPRYGLAIKRELEDYYDDEVNHGRLYPNLDDLVEMGLVEKSELDKRTNQYALTDDGYETVLDQLSWEFSKLVTSGDRADDLRELVDAVQE, encoded by the coding sequence ATGTCAGAGGCACAATCGGTGACTGACAGCCCCGGAATCGCACGCGAGCTAACCGCGTTCCAGCAGAACATCCTCGTCATCCTCGGCGAAGAGCCCCGATACGGGCTCGCTATCAAACGTGAACTCGAGGACTACTACGACGACGAGGTCAACCACGGTCGACTCTACCCCAACCTCGACGACCTCGTCGAGATGGGTCTGGTCGAGAAGAGCGAACTCGACAAGCGGACCAACCAGTACGCTCTGACCGACGACGGCTACGAGACGGTGCTCGACCAGCTCTCCTGGGAGTTCTCGAAGCTCGTCACGAGCGGCGACCGCGCCGACGACCTGCGCGAGCTCGTCGACGCCGTCCAGGAGTAA
- a CDS encoding DUF7108 family protein, protein MPDETPDPSEAPNVLADEESEPDDLPPEAVVDEAERLTRLAREAADRDEAAAYRVDRDERLAAHDYTARVREDETRDVLVLYPERWVEDGEIRTDRIEDIDRGIEVPLSGPGEGDDWAEIDEYNREVVAEVREEHGEDHAANVAALADFMGNHYAKPVHDATAEELSEFLDEYYPRNAWPTAGQRDIVEKSVRVAFSVADERCPLSE, encoded by the coding sequence ATGCCCGACGAGACACCCGACCCCAGCGAGGCCCCCAACGTGCTGGCCGACGAAGAAAGCGAGCCCGACGACCTCCCGCCCGAGGCGGTCGTCGACGAGGCCGAGCGGTTGACCCGACTCGCACGCGAAGCCGCCGACCGCGACGAGGCCGCGGCCTACCGGGTCGACCGCGACGAGCGGCTGGCCGCCCACGACTACACCGCCCGCGTCCGCGAGGACGAGACCCGCGACGTGCTCGTGCTCTACCCCGAACGGTGGGTCGAGGACGGGGAGATCCGGACCGACCGGATCGAGGATATCGACCGCGGGATCGAGGTGCCGCTCTCGGGCCCGGGCGAGGGCGACGACTGGGCGGAGATCGACGAGTACAACCGCGAGGTCGTCGCCGAGGTCCGCGAGGAACACGGCGAGGACCACGCCGCGAACGTCGCGGCGCTGGCCGACTTCATGGGGAACCACTACGCCAAGCCGGTTCACGACGCGACGGCCGAGGAACTCTCTGAGTTCCTGGACGAGTACTACCCGCGCAACGCGTGGCCGACGGCTGGCCAGCGCGATATCGTCGAAAAATCGGTACGGGTCGCGTTTTCGGTCGCGGACGAGCGCTGTCCGCTGAGCGAGTGA
- the rnhA gene encoding ribonuclease HI translates to MPTVECDVAAARERLETAGVEVESGNTDHERWRASRGDATAVAYDDKVVIQGANPADLEGLVRQGGGRAHVYFDGACRGNPGPSAVGWVIVSGDGIVAEGGHTIGRATNNQAEYEALIEGVSVARDYGFDEIDVRGDSELIVKQVRGEWSTNDPELREYRVTVRELLTEFDSWSLEHVPREINDRADDLANEALDQA, encoded by the coding sequence ATGCCGACAGTCGAGTGCGACGTGGCGGCGGCCCGCGAGCGGCTCGAAACCGCGGGCGTCGAGGTCGAGTCGGGGAACACGGACCACGAGCGCTGGCGTGCCAGCCGCGGCGACGCGACCGCCGTCGCCTACGACGACAAGGTGGTGATCCAGGGCGCAAATCCCGCGGACCTGGAGGGACTGGTCCGCCAGGGCGGCGGCCGGGCGCACGTCTACTTCGACGGCGCCTGCCGCGGCAACCCCGGCCCTTCCGCCGTGGGCTGGGTCATCGTCAGCGGCGACGGGATCGTCGCCGAGGGCGGCCACACGATCGGCCGCGCCACGAACAACCAGGCCGAGTACGAGGCGCTCATCGAGGGCGTCAGCGTCGCCCGAGACTACGGCTTCGACGAGATCGACGTCCGCGGCGACTCCGAACTCATCGTCAAACAGGTCCGCGGCGAGTGGTCGACGAACGACCCGGAACTCCGGGAGTACCGCGTGACCGTCCGCGAACTCCTCACGGAGTTCGACTCGTGGTCGCTCGAACACGTTCCGCGGGAGATAAACGACCGCGCCGACGACCTCGCGAACGAAGCCCTCGACCAGGCCTGA
- a CDS encoding M48 family metallopeptidase: MSLTATLDRAAGPPAAYRLIDALVLAVLAAALAACYAAGMAPPTVLAVALASFGLEFAVGRVVTDGLLRGLELADEAPPRLRRIAAEVAAELGVATPSVVVDRESDGGVNVLGGGDRTVLVASASLVDRLDDGALRAVVAHELAHRSLGHLHRVPLREGATHAVGLAAFWFLALRQLPPGVAAVAGGAFLVAGVGRSNDVNRLLYVLASAGVVVLVRALAARANRLEECHADDVAVAATSATDFCTGLYAVGAVGDADDAVAGGSPFGARRTRIERLTAEHPSIEARLARYGLAPDEVAERARVERPADD, translated from the coding sequence GTGTCACTGACCGCGACGCTCGACCGCGCCGCCGGCCCGCCCGCGGCCTATCGGCTGATCGACGCGCTCGTGCTCGCCGTCCTGGCCGCGGCGCTGGCCGCCTGCTACGCTGCCGGGATGGCCCCGCCGACGGTCCTCGCGGTCGCGCTGGCGAGCTTCGGGCTGGAGTTCGCGGTCGGCCGCGTCGTCACCGACGGCCTCCTCCGCGGGCTCGAACTGGCCGACGAGGCACCGCCGCGGCTCCGCCGGATCGCCGCCGAGGTGGCCGCCGAGCTGGGCGTCGCGACGCCGTCGGTGGTCGTCGACCGCGAGAGCGACGGCGGGGTGAACGTCCTCGGCGGCGGCGACCGCACGGTCCTCGTCGCCTCCGCATCGCTCGTCGACCGGCTCGACGACGGAGCGTTGCGGGCGGTCGTCGCCCACGAACTCGCCCACCGCTCGCTCGGCCACCTCCACCGGGTCCCGCTCCGGGAAGGCGCCACCCACGCCGTCGGCCTCGCGGCGTTCTGGTTCCTCGCGCTCCGTCAGCTCCCGCCGGGGGTCGCCGCCGTCGCGGGCGGCGCGTTCCTCGTCGCCGGCGTCGGCCGTTCGAACGACGTCAACCGTCTGCTGTACGTCCTCGCCAGCGCCGGTGTCGTGGTCCTCGTCCGGGCGCTCGCGGCCCGAGCGAACCGGCTGGAGGAGTGTCACGCCGACGACGTGGCCGTCGCCGCGACGAGCGCGACCGACTTCTGTACCGGCCTCTACGCCGTCGGCGCCGTGGGCGACGCAGACGACGCGGTCGCCGGCGGTAGCCCGTTCGGCGCGCGCCGGACGCGGATCGAACGGTTGACCGCCGAGCACCCGTCGATCGAGGCCCGGCTGGCCAGATACGGACTCGCGCCCGACGAGGTGGCAGAGCGTGCCCGGGTGGAGCGGCCGGCGGACGACTGA
- the nreA gene encoding DNA repair protein NreA, with translation MRLDDFIEDFQRDEAAEKRRLAEEKSYEITEYLDDVEREFQQAVQGDSMFGSTAPEVFVGRSGYPDVSTGVLSPMGGDADAADFATSGDWYQQGYQIDDVLQRRTGMLNSTRSAKVDVSDVWDGFVGTQREVAIADHPVDVEVGLDGTPDIDLSLDDVSTPTGPRARATNADLAENPHVPRPVEKTLEDDDWAAEGAMTYLYRRGFDVYDINTILSAGALGQGHDRKLVPTRWSITAVDDTVGKFLRGGLQHSDTVDEVSVWTNEYMGNRYWVVLAPGNWEFELVEMKAPESVWNPAASDYYLSSAHEGWEGRTGYVEETAGAYYASRLAVLEHLHEVDRQAKALVLREVTDDYWAPVGVWQVREGVRHAFDGEHGVAESFRDALRGVLPQVPVPLGRLRRKSNLVAGLQTSITDF, from the coding sequence ATGCGCCTCGACGACTTCATCGAGGACTTCCAGCGCGACGAGGCCGCGGAGAAGCGTCGGCTGGCCGAGGAGAAGTCCTACGAGATCACGGAGTACCTCGACGACGTCGAACGGGAGTTCCAGCAGGCCGTCCAGGGCGACTCGATGTTCGGCTCCACGGCACCGGAGGTGTTCGTCGGCCGGTCGGGCTACCCCGACGTGTCGACGGGCGTGCTGTCGCCGATGGGCGGCGACGCCGACGCCGCCGACTTCGCGACCAGCGGTGACTGGTACCAGCAAGGATACCAGATCGACGACGTGCTCCAGCGGCGGACGGGGATGCTCAACTCCACTCGCTCGGCGAAGGTGGACGTGTCGGACGTGTGGGACGGTTTCGTCGGCACCCAGCGGGAGGTCGCGATCGCCGACCACCCCGTCGACGTGGAGGTCGGCCTCGACGGGACGCCCGATATCGATCTGTCGCTCGACGACGTCTCGACGCCGACGGGGCCGCGGGCGCGGGCCACGAACGCCGACCTGGCGGAGAACCCCCACGTGCCCCGACCGGTCGAGAAGACCCTGGAGGACGACGACTGGGCGGCCGAGGGGGCGATGACCTACCTCTACCGTCGGGGATTCGACGTGTACGACATCAACACCATCCTCTCGGCGGGCGCGCTGGGCCAGGGCCACGACCGCAAGCTCGTGCCGACGCGGTGGTCGATCACCGCCGTCGACGACACCGTCGGGAAGTTCCTGCGGGGTGGCCTCCAGCACAGCGACACCGTCGACGAGGTGTCGGTGTGGACCAACGAGTACATGGGCAACCGCTACTGGGTGGTCCTCGCGCCCGGCAACTGGGAGTTCGAACTCGTCGAGATGAAAGCGCCCGAGAGCGTCTGGAACCCCGCGGCGAGCGACTACTACCTCTCCAGCGCCCACGAGGGCTGGGAGGGGCGGACGGGCTACGTCGAGGAGACCGCCGGCGCCTACTACGCCTCGCGGCTGGCGGTGCTCGAACACCTCCACGAGGTCGACCGGCAGGCGAAGGCCCTCGTTCTGCGGGAGGTCACCGACGACTACTGGGCACCGGTGGGTGTCTGGCAAGTCCGCGAGGGGGTGCGCCACGCCTTCGACGGCGAACACGGCGTCGCCGAGAGCTTCCGTGACGCCCTCCGAGGGGTGCTTCCGCAGGTCCCGGTCCCGCTGGGACGACTACGCCGGAAGTCGAACCTCGTCGCCGGCCTCCAGACTTCGATCACCGACTTCTGA
- a CDS encoding DUF7331 family protein: MATNETRSETSRYDELEIANGDVVIYDVDNHRAWIQSDETVTGDEIA, from the coding sequence ATGGCAACCAACGAAACTCGCTCCGAGACGAGCCGCTACGACGAACTCGAGATCGCGAACGGTGACGTCGTCATCTACGATGTCGACAACCACCGGGCGTGGATCCAGTCGGACGAAACAGTGACCGGTGACGAGATAGCCTGA
- a CDS encoding COG1361 S-layer family protein, which produces MQRTQLFVVASVVLLLAASPVAGAVADRAPDAAGTDDPSTNAVDRADASAAVQQQQQQDNVTGNPGIDLSAPDTDFVPGAQTALQVVVLNDGNVTDGSLSNPQLEQQVTTARALRVSVGEHEAPLTVTTNERAVARLPDGSSAPVEFRMEVDRSAQPGTYQLPINASYNYTASVDPATSEYNRTSTTRNFTVNVTIEEAAQFRVTDVESTARIGATGTVDVTMRNTGTAVARNASVALTSRNADLTFGASSSSTRYVGGAWAPGETRTVSYRVSAAQSASQQQYAFGATVSYEDEDSAPMESDSLSLGVTPAREQTFTVVDSASDVAVDDDGPVTVTVRNDGPIDVRDASVSVTSGSPALTFGGSTTASEYVGAWAANETREIAVEATATPQAESRTYSLQASVTYEDGEGDPGESGTLQFGVRPDPEVEYEFDASNLSSTLRVGEEGTLSGTITNVGDTRADSVVVVFESESQSVSPLEREYAVGNLRVNQSKEFAFDVEVSEAGEAGPKQFTLRPTYRNADDERREAESFDTRLRVRQQRDAFDVSVGNGTVERGGGRVLEVTVTNVGDDPVSDVSAAMFADDPISVDDSEAYADEIPAGESETLVFEVSAGSGALTKSYPVEMDFQYDDADGDTTLSSGYTVAVDVTEPEDGGGGLPVPVIVGALVVLVALVVGYLWYDR; this is translated from the coding sequence ATGCAACGGACACAGCTCTTCGTAGTCGCGTCAGTCGTACTGTTGCTCGCCGCGTCGCCCGTCGCCGGCGCGGTCGCCGACCGCGCACCCGACGCCGCCGGGACGGACGACCCGTCGACGAACGCGGTCGACCGGGCGGACGCGTCCGCCGCGGTCCAGCAGCAACAGCAGCAAGACAACGTCACCGGGAACCCCGGGATCGACCTCTCGGCCCCGGACACCGACTTCGTCCCCGGGGCACAGACCGCGCTGCAGGTCGTCGTGCTGAACGACGGCAACGTCACCGACGGGTCGCTGTCGAACCCGCAGCTCGAACAGCAGGTGACCACCGCCCGCGCGCTCCGGGTCAGCGTCGGCGAGCACGAGGCGCCGCTGACGGTCACCACCAACGAACGCGCGGTCGCGCGCCTGCCCGACGGGTCGTCGGCGCCCGTCGAGTTCCGGATGGAGGTCGACCGCTCGGCCCAGCCGGGGACCTACCAGCTCCCGATCAACGCCTCGTACAACTACACGGCGTCGGTAGACCCGGCGACGAGCGAGTACAACCGGACGAGCACGACGCGGAACTTCACGGTCAACGTGACTATCGAGGAGGCCGCGCAGTTCCGCGTGACCGACGTCGAGTCGACGGCCCGGATCGGCGCCACCGGCACGGTCGACGTGACGATGCGTAACACCGGGACCGCGGTCGCGCGCAACGCCTCGGTCGCGCTCACCTCCCGCAACGCCGACCTGACCTTCGGCGCGTCGTCGTCGTCGACCCGCTACGTCGGCGGCGCCTGGGCGCCGGGCGAGACGCGGACCGTCTCCTACCGCGTCAGCGCCGCTCAGTCGGCGAGCCAGCAGCAGTACGCATTCGGCGCGACCGTCAGCTACGAGGACGAGGACAGCGCGCCGATGGAGTCCGACAGCCTCTCGCTGGGCGTCACGCCCGCGCGCGAACAGACGTTCACCGTCGTCGACAGCGCGAGCGACGTGGCCGTCGACGACGACGGGCCCGTGACCGTCACCGTTCGCAACGACGGTCCGATCGACGTGCGCGACGCGTCCGTGTCTGTCACCTCCGGAAGCCCCGCGCTCACATTCGGCGGGTCGACGACCGCGAGCGAGTACGTCGGCGCGTGGGCGGCCAACGAGACCCGCGAGATCGCCGTCGAAGCCACGGCGACCCCGCAGGCCGAGAGCCGTACCTACTCCCTGCAGGCGTCGGTGACCTACGAGGACGGCGAAGGCGACCCCGGCGAGTCCGGCACGCTCCAGTTCGGCGTCCGCCCCGACCCCGAAGTCGAGTACGAGTTCGACGCGAGCAACCTGAGTTCGACGCTCCGGGTCGGCGAAGAAGGCACCCTCTCGGGCACGATCACCAACGTCGGCGACACACGGGCCGACAGCGTCGTGGTCGTCTTCGAATCGGAGTCCCAGAGCGTCTCGCCGCTCGAACGCGAGTACGCCGTCGGGAACCTGCGGGTCAACCAGTCCAAGGAGTTCGCCTTCGACGTGGAAGTCAGCGAGGCCGGCGAAGCCGGCCCGAAGCAGTTCACGCTGCGACCGACCTACCGGAACGCCGACGACGAACGGCGCGAGGCCGAGAGTTTCGACACTCGCCTGCGCGTCCGCCAGCAACGGGACGCCTTCGACGTGTCGGTCGGTAACGGGACCGTCGAACGCGGCGGCGGCCGCGTCCTCGAAGTGACGGTCACGAACGTCGGCGACGACCCCGTCAGCGACGTGTCCGCGGCCATGTTCGCCGACGACCCGATCAGTGTCGACGACAGCGAGGCCTACGCCGACGAGATCCCAGCGGGCGAGTCGGAGACGCTCGTCTTCGAGGTCAGCGCCGGCTCCGGCGCGTTGACCAAGTCCTACCCGGTCGAGATGGACTTCCAGTACGACGACGCCGACGGTGACACGACTCTCTCCAGCGGCTACACCGTCGCGGTCGACGTGACCGAGCCCGAGGACGGCGGCGGCGGCCTGCCCGTCCCGGTCATCGTCGGCGCGCTCGTCGTCCTCGTCGCCCTCGTCGTCGGGTACCTGTGGTACGACCGCTAA